GAAGGCCAGGCCTGCCGCGGTGGTCATGGCGTGCTGCTCGGCGATGCCAACATCGATCACGCGTTCGGGATGTTCCTGCGCCATTTTCTTCAGGCCCACAGGCTGCAACATGGCACCGGTGATGGCAACAATGTCATCGCGCTCATTGGCGACTTGCGCGATCTCCTCGCCGAAGACGCTGGTCCAGCTTTGCGCGCTCGGCTTCGAGACTGGAAGACCGGTAACCGGGTCGATGATGCCCACCGCATGGAACTGGTCGGCTTCGTCGGCGCGAGCAGGCGCGTAGCCGTGGCCCTTTTCGGTCAAGGCGTGCACGAGGACAGGTCCAGAATATTGCTTTGCCTGCTGCAAGGCTTCTTCAACGGCCCGCTGGTTGTGGCCGTCAATTGGGCCAATGTACTTCAACCCTAGGTCCTCGAACAGACCCTGCGGAGCCCACCAGTCCTTGATGCCCTTTTTGGTGGCATGCAGGGATTTGTAGGTGAATCCACCAACAGGACCCGAGCCCTTGAGCTTGTCCTTGAGCTTTTCCATCGCCGTTTCGTAGGCAGGATGCGTGCGGAACTTATCGAGCTGCTGTCGAAGGCCGGAGAGCTGGTTTGCCAAGCCGCCGATGGTTGGGGCGTAGGAGCGGCCATTGTCGTTGACGACAATCACGGCTTTGCGGTCCTTGTCGGCCGCGATGTTGTTGACGGCTTCCCAAGCCATGCCACCTGTTAGGGCGCCATCGCCGACCAGCGCCACCGCATAACGGTCGTTGTTGTGCGTGAGCTTGTTGGCGCGGGAGATGCCGTCAATCCACGACAGTGACGACGAAGCGTGGGAGGACTCGACCACGTCATGTTCTGATTCGGCGCGGTCCGGATAACCTGAGAGGCCGCCTTGCTGGCGAAGGGATTCGAAGTTCTGGCGCCCAGTGACGAGCTTGTGAACGTATGACTGGTGGCCGGTGTCGAAGACGATGGAGTCTTGTGGCGAGTCAAATACGCGGTGGATGCCCAAGGTCAGTTCGACGACGCCGAGGTTGGGTCCTAGGTGGCCGCCTGTGCGTGCCACATTGTCAATGAGGAAGGTGCGGATTTCGTCCGCGAGCTCATGAAGTTGTTCCAGGGTCAGCGCCCGCAGATCGCTTGGTTTTTTGATGGTCTTCAGCAAAGACACGCTCGTCCCCTTTACAAATTCGCCCGTGGTGGCCGTGAGCCCATGCGAAATACTTAGTCTACCGCGTTGGAAGCTTCTCCTATTATCCGCCACTGCCGGAGATAGCGCGAATTTCTGGGCAATGACCTTGAATACCTTCCACCTCGTTGATGAACAGTGCGTATTTATTCGAACCTCGCCAGCGCCTCGTGAATCATCTGGTGCCCTTGCGCCTCAAACTCATCGTCACCCACTTCGTATGCCCAGATCGCGGTGCCGACCGCTTCCCGCAATAACATGATCGACCATGCCGGTTCCTGCCGAGGATCTTCGCCGTAGCCTTCCAAGAATGCTGATTCCAGCGCTGGGAGTTCTTTGAACTGTTGGCTGGCCAGTCGCGCGAAGTCGCTGGCTGGCGGACGGAAATCGAACCTTCCAAAATCGATAACGCGCAGGCGCCCTTCTTCGACTAGCCAGTTTCGTGGTTGCCAATCCCCGTGGGTTGGCACAAGG
The nucleotide sequence above comes from Glutamicibacter sp. B1. Encoded proteins:
- the dxs gene encoding 1-deoxy-D-xylulose-5-phosphate synthase, yielding MSLLKTIKKPSDLRALTLEQLHELADEIRTFLIDNVARTGGHLGPNLGVVELTLGIHRVFDSPQDSIVFDTGHQSYVHKLVTGRQNFESLRQQGGLSGYPDRAESEHDVVESSHASSSLSWIDGISRANKLTHNNDRYAVALVGDGALTGGMAWEAVNNIAADKDRKAVIVVNDNGRSYAPTIGGLANQLSGLRQQLDKFRTHPAYETAMEKLKDKLKGSGPVGGFTYKSLHATKKGIKDWWAPQGLFEDLGLKYIGPIDGHNQRAVEEALQQAKQYSGPVLVHALTEKGHGYAPARADEADQFHAVGIIDPVTGLPVSKPSAQSWTSVFGEEIAQVANERDDIVAITGAMLQPVGLKKMAQEHPERVIDVGIAEQHAMTTAAGLAFGGLHPVVCVYATFLNRAFDQLLMDVALHKAGVTIVLDRAGVTGPDGASHHGMWDMALTQIVPNLHLAAPRDATRLREELREALDINDAPSVVRFSKGSVGEPIDAVDRLPDGVDVLARLGDRAAPDVLIVSVGAMSELSLDVAQRLNSQGVSVTVVDPRWVLPMPKSVISLAARHRIVVCIEDGVRAGGVGSRLRTEMRAAGVDTALNEVGLPTEFLAHGSRSEVLERVGLTAQQVARDTLAQVLGTKVPFARPLPGQDLPTGQIPKL